A segment of the Desulfofundulus kuznetsovii DSM 6115 genome:
ATCGATGACATCTATTTTATCCTTATATTTATCCTTATCGGGCATCCATGAACTTATAATCATTTTATTATCTTTTGCAAAGGAAATATCTTCTATTTCACCATTATAAGGCAAATATCTTTCAACAATATCATTTTCTGTATTGAAAACAGTTATAAAGTTTTTATTCATAAAAAAGATATGGCCAACATATGCCTTGCCATTATAATCATTATATTTAACAATTCTAGGCAGTGGGTTTTTTAATTCTATGTACTTGATTATTTTACCATTTTGAAGCACTGCTACTGCTTTGCCAGCTTTGGAAAGATTCCCCCTAATTGCTACATATATTTTACCATCTCTTGCCGGAGCCATATTCCAACCGCCATTAACCCTTACTTTATTTAAAATTTTATAATCTTTGCCAGAAATATAAAATACATATCTGGAAGGTGTCATGCAATAAATACCTTTTTCTTCGCCCATTATAACTTTATTATTGTTTGATAAATCCCTATGAATATGAATGTAAAATGGATCCCTATGAATGGAATAAATGTAATAAAAGTACGCAGAAATTACCAGGATTATAAAGACAAAAGGTAAAATTTTTCTGGTCATGACAACTTCACCTTTAAATAGATTGGTCAAGGCCATTTCCCTGTCAAAGCCCAAGATTTATAAAAACAAGCAACATCTTTTCTGGCACAGCTTTTTTTGTAATTTTTACATACCTCCAATAACAATAATTTTTCTTATTCACTACATCTTCCACCTTTCCTCCTACTTTTTTATTATTTTCTAGAACTAAAAACTTCGCCCCCTTCTCCATACTATGGAAATAGTACATAAAAAAACAATCTGTCAATAAATATAATTTGCAAATCCTTGTCGAATTTTAAGCCATAAGATTTTTAGCTTATGCAAGACTTACTATTTAAGCTATACAGCAAAGATTGCCACAGAGTTAGTATAAGGAAAATTTTTGTGTAGATACCTGTAGATACCTGTGCCGGATCTGGACAAGCACTAAAAAACCCTTCTTGACACCAGCGCTCGCGTCCTGATATATTTTTTATAGGATACCCCAGTAGGGTAGGATAGTGAGTGATCTGGCTTGTCCTATGTGGAAAGAAACAAGGAAGACCTCTTAAGCCGCCTCAAAAAAATTGAGGGGCAGATTCGCGGCATTCAAAAGATGATTGAGGAAGACCGCTACTGTGTGGATATCCTCCTGCAGATCAGTGCCACCCGGGCGGCACTGCAAAAGGTGGCCCTCTCCCTTTTGCGGAGTCACACCCGGGGTTGCGTGGCCCGGGCCATCCGCCAGAACCGGGGTGACGAGGTCATCGATGAGCTCATGCAGGTACTGGATCAGTTCACCAGATAACCGGCGTCCAGCGCCGGGCAGGAAAGGAGGGTCAACCCGCGTGCTGAGAAAACGTTACATGCTGCGTCCCGTAGCTCACTGCAAAGGCGGCTGCTGAATACAGTCCCGGGCAAGACGGTAAACTGCCCGCATAAAAGCCCGCAGGGAAAAAACTGCGGGTTTCTTAATTTAAAGTGAGGGCGCGGGACATTCTAACTCAACTTTGACAGTAAAAGCCGGTTTTAGGCTCCATCAACTCTTGAAAACCCAGTAAAATCAAGGATGTATATTGGGATTATCAAAAAATGTTGTGCCACGTATACCATTTATTGTCTTTGAATATCCAATGTTGCCATGTTATAATGATTATGCTATGTTTGTCAGGACAAAAACCTTCACCAATAAAGATGGCACTAAAAGGACGTACTTACAAATAGTTGAAGGTGTTCGTGAAAACGGTAAAGTACGCCAGAAAGTTGTTGCTAACCTGGGCCGCATTGAAGATGCCCAGTCGGGTAGCCTCGACCGTTTAATTGAAAGTCTGGCTAAATTCTCCAAAAAGAGGTGGGTCCAAGCTGAAGCCGCCAGGCTCATGGTCTTAGAGGCAAAAGAATGGGGTACCGAGCTGATCTTCCGGCACCTGTGGGAAAAGCTGGGACTGGCTGCCATTATCAAAAACCTTCTTGAGAAAACAGAAATAACCAGCCCTCTTGATGAAGCCATATACGCCATGGTCCTAAACCGTATCAGTGACCCATTGTCCAAGCGGGCGGTCAACGAATGGATCAACGAGATCTACCGGCCCGCCTTTAAGGAACTGGAGTTACACCATTTTTACCGGGCACTGGACTTTCTCATCTTACATAAGGAAACCATTGAACTGGAGTTATTTGAGCAAACGAAAAATCTATTTAACCTGGAACTGGATCTGGTTTTCTGGGACACCACCTCCACCTACTTCACTGGAAATGGTCCCGAAGGTCTGGCGGAATACGGGTATTCCAAAGACCACCGCTCCGACCGGGTGCAGATTATTGTGGGTGTGCTTATGACCCGGGAAGGAATACCGGTGGCTCACCAGGTTTTTCCCGGTAATACTGCCGACATCGAGACCTTCAAGAAGGTCATCCATGATACCCGGACACGGTTTCTACTCCGGCGGGTAATCTTCGTAGCCGACCGGGGAATGGTTAGCCCAACACTTCTGGATGAACTGGATAAAGAACATAATCGAATATATCGTCGGCGTAAAAATGCGCCGGATGCAGGCGGTTGCGGAAGTGTTGAAAACGGGCGGCCGTTATAAAGAAGTGGCCGAGAACTTGAAAGTAAAAGAAGTCTGGCATGATGCCAATCGTTACATTATCTGCTATAACCCAATGGAGGCTGAACACGACCGAAAAGCCCGGGAAGAGATTGTCAAGAAATTGGAAAAACAGCTCAACGAAAAAGGTCTTAAATCAATGCTATCAAACAGTGGCTACAGCAGGTTTCTGAAAATATCAGGCGCCAATGTTGCCGTGGATCAGAAGGCTCTGGAAGAAGATGCCCGTTATGACGGGAAGTATGTTCTCAGGACCAACTCCCAACTGGACACCGCAGAGGCAGCCCTGGCATACAAAGAACTCTGGCGGGTGGAAAGGGCCTTTCGGGAATTAAAATCCACCCTTGATTTAAGGCCAATCTACCACTGGAAAGACCGCCGGGTAAGGGCACATGTCATGGTTTGTTTTCTGGCGCTGGTGTTGGAATCGGCTTTTTACCGGTATCTCAAGCTGGCCGGCAGCCAGGTTGAATACTTGTATCTCATGAGAGATTTAAAAAATCTAAAAGCCGTCGAGTTAACCCTGGAAGGCATAAGATACTTGTGCCGAACTGAGTTACCAGGAAATGCTTTTCAAGCTTTTAAAGCATTGGGAATAGGAGTTCCAAATCATGTAATAATCATTAATTAGCAAATCTACCACAATAAGGGAAAATGTTGTGGCACGCCAACTCGTTATGTCCCGGAAGCCTTGATTTTCCGGGGTTTTATTGGGATTGGGTGTTAAAGTTCAGTCTAAAGAAAAATAAATATTGACTTTAAATAATGTTGACTTTTTCCAAAGGACAGGGTTAAGATTAAGTAAATACCCTACAGGGGTACAGTAGAAGAAAACGGGC
Coding sequences within it:
- a CDS encoding YncE family protein, which gives rise to MTRKILPFVFIILVISAYFYYIYSIHRDPFYIHIHRDLSNNNKVIMGEEKGIYCMTPSRYVFYISGKDYKILNKVRVNGGWNMAPARDGKIYVAIRGNLSKAGKAVAVLQNGKIIKYIELKNPLPRIVKYNDYNGKAYVGHIFFMNKNFITVFNTENDIVERYLPYNGEIEDISFAKDNKMIISSWMPDKDKYKDKIDVIDLDNYSLIRSIPLNFKASSIEVIGDAIYLINGLSGDPFIYAVEWKKNDSTMIKKIKLSDNYPWRLYKNEIGGKTYLYVTHYNIDNMSGQSISLIDPDQNKVIKVIHNAYHPGDIAFNNNEIVVCDHVNERLLVLRDSKIVHEIKLGERPIFIAKAK
- a CDS encoding metal-sensitive transcriptional regulator, producing MERNKEDLLSRLKKIEGQIRGIQKMIEEDRYCVDILLQISATRAALQKVALSLLRSHTRGCVARAIRQNRGDEVIDELMQVLDQFTR